A region of the Massilia sp. erpn genome:
AAGACGCTGGCGCTGCTCGGCTTCCAGGCGCTTTTGCTCGCGCTTGTCCACGCCCGGCGCCGGTGGCGGCGCGATCGGCGAGGTGGTCGGGAAGTCGGTCTTGTTGGCCTTGCCGGCGGCGGGCAGCACGTCGGTGCCTTTCCCCATCTTGGTCTGCAGCAGCCAGTCCTTGTAGTCGTCCAGATCGCCGTCGAAGGGTTGCAGCTTGCCGTCGGCAACGATGATGAACTGGTCGGTGGTGGCGCGCAGCAGGTGGCGATCGTGCGATACCACCACCAGCGTGCCTTCGAACTGCGCCAGCGCCTCGGTCAGCGCTTCGCGCGTTTCCAGGTCCAGGTGGTTGGTCGGTTCATCCAGCAGCAGCAGATTGGGGCGCTGCCACACGATCAGGGCCAGGGCCAGGCGCGCTTTTTCGCCGCCCGAGAAGGGCGCGATCGGGCTGGTGACCATGGTGCCGGGGAAGTTGAAGCCGCCCAGGAAGTTGCGCAGCTCCTGCTCGCGCGTGGTCGGCGCGATCTTGGCCAGGTGCCACAGCGGCGATTCGTCGTGGCGCAGCATTTCCACCTGGTGCTGGGCGAAGTAGCCGATGGTCAGGCCCTTGCCGACGGTCGATTCACCGGTCAGCGGCTGCAGCTCGCCGGCGATGGTCTTGATCAGCGTGGATTTGCCGGCGCCGTTCACGCCCAGCAGGCCGATGCGCTGGCCGATCTGCAGCGAGAAGTTGATGCCGTGGACGATGGTTTTTTCGCTGATGGCACCCGTGTCCTGGTTCTCGCTGCGGTAGCCGGCGTTGACGTCTTCCATCACCAGCAGCGGATTGGGGGCGCTGAGCGGCTCGCGGAACTCGAAGGAGAATTCGGCGGCGGCACGCAGCGGCGCCAGCTCTTCCATCTTGGCCAGCGCCTTCATGCGGCTTTGCGCCTGGCGCGCTTTGGAAGCCTTGGCCTTGAAGCGCTCGATGAACGATTCCAGGTGGGCCTTCTTGCGCTGCTGCTTCTCGATCATGCCGGCGG
Encoded here:
- a CDS encoding ATP-binding cassette domain-containing protein gives rise to the protein MIRLINVSLMRGIKPLLEQADLTLNPGDKIGLIGANGAGKSSLFAMLRNELHPDQGDIDFPAKWRMAYVAQETPPLERAALDYAIDGDVNLRKLQAELARLEGLPDSHDNGIAIGEVYSALADADAYTVQSRGEQLLLGLGFSLDQMQQPVASFSGGWRMRLNLAQALMCPSDLLLLDEPTNHLDLDAIIWLEDWLKRYAGTLIIISHDRDFLDEIVNVVVHIDERKLKRYSGNYSGFERQRAAQMTLAAGMIEKQQRKKAHLESFIERFKAKASKARQAQSRMKALAKMEELAPLRAAAEFSFEFREPLSAPNPLLVMEDVNAGYRSENQDTGAISEKTIVHGINFSLQIGQRIGLLGVNGAGKSTLIKTIAGELQPLTGESTVGKGLTIGYFAQHQVEMLRHDESPLWHLAKIAPTTREQELRNFLGGFNFPGTMVTSPIAPFSGGEKARLALALIVWQRPNLLLLDEPTNHLDLETREALTEALAQFEGTLVVVSHDRHLLRATTDQFIIVADGKLQPFDGDLDDYKDWLLQTKMGKGTDVLPAAGKANKTDFPTTSPIAPPPAPGVDKREQKRLEAEQRQRLSAQRKPLENKLKKVEEQMAKRNAQKADVDGQLADSTIYDAANKAKLKTLLADQAFYTKDLEQLEGQWLELQEQLEALAV